A segment of the Bdellovibrio bacteriovorus genome:
CAAAGACTCCACCAGAACCTCTCGCGACATCCCGGCATCTTTGTCAAAATCCAAAGCCCACGCCGTAGCCGATCCCAGCGAAAGACAACCCAACAACAACGCGGACAGAGCAAGTCTGAAGATCATGGCCTTTTCTCCTGTTGGGAAAAGGCTACCGCTTATTTGAAAAAATCAGTAACAAAAAATTTGGAGTGCAGCCACCCCACCCTCAACATGCAAACCGTCCTGTACCCCTACAAAATAAACGCACCGCTTCGGAAAAAGTAAGCAGGTACCTTTTCCGCCAACGCAGAGCTTCTGCAAAAGTAAGCAGGTACCTTTTAAGCAGGTACCTTTTAGATAAGCCGGTATGAGGGGGAATGGTTGGGGGCTTTGCAGCCTCCAACCGAGTTCCGCAGCGCTAAGAAAAGCCTGCGATGGCAATCAGAAAACAAAAAAGCCACCCATAAGGCGGCCTTCACAAAACAAACAGAGCGCGAGGACTGTCCGAGCGTTGGAGGCTGCAAAGCCCCCAGCCATTCCCCCGGGCGTACCGGCGCGATCTATTTACGGTTCAACTTAATGGAGTGCCCTCTCTGCCAGCCCGGAATTTTCAGGGAGGCAGCGCGAGTCCATACGACCATCAGGATCAAGCCGACAACGAACATGGCAACGCTCAGCCACTGCCCTCGGGTCAGACCCAAAGCCTGGAATCCGATGTGAGCATCTGGCATACGGAAGTGTTCATCAACAACACGAACCACCGCATAGATCAGCACGAAACAAGCGGCGATAAAGCCCGGCTTGCGTGGTTTTCTCCATAGGAAGAACAAGAACATAAAGATCAGCAGACCTTCACCGAAGGCTGCGAACAACTGAGACGGATAGCGCGGAGTCAACAAAGGTGCAATCGCCTCTTTGGCTGCAGTGTTGCCGTCTTGGATGGATTCAATCACTTTGTTCAAAGTAGAATATAGCTGCTCACGAGCTGTCAGATCGAAGCGGAACTTATCTACAAGTTCCAGCCACTGCTCACGACCCACGCCGACTTTTTCAACAACCGGAACAAGCTCCGTCAGTTTCGCGGCTTCCTGACCTGGCCAGGAAACGATGTCTTGAGGAAACTTCACCGCCAGCGGATACGTCGGATCGCAAGGACGACCGACAAGTTCACCGTTGATGAAGTTGGCGATACGACCAAAGAACACACCGATCGGACCGGTTACCGCGACCAGATCGAGCAAGTACAAAGAGTTCACAGAATACTTGCGCGCATACAGTAAGCACGCAATCACGATCCCGATGATACCACCGTGACTTGCCATGCCGCCTTCGTTGACAGCAAGCACACCCCAGTACGGGAATTCAGATTTGAACTTCATGAAAAGATCCGGGCCATAGAAAAGCACATACCCCAGACGACCGCCCACCAAAGTACCGATGGCTGCATAAGTGATAAAATCGCCGACCATTTGGACAGACAAACCCGCACGTTGTCTTTTTGCCAGCCAAGTGATCAGGATGTAGGCGCAGATAAAGCCCATCATGTAAGAGAGGCCGTACCAACGGACTCCGAAATCACCGGAAATTCTTAAAGCAAATGGATCGAAATCATGAACCACAGACGCATCCTTCTTTGAGACATACAAGGGTCTCGATAAGAGAATTTTTGGACCTTATGGTAATAAAGCGAGAAAATGGGGGTATGTCCAGATTTTCGTCTCTACTTCTACTGTGCATTATTTTGACCGCGAGTCTGTCTCAGGCTCAATCCGGCAGTCGCTGGGGCAGCGGTATTGATTTCACCAAACGCGCCACCGCCCGCGAAGGCAGCCGGTGGTCTCTTTCTGAGTGGCTCGAAATGAAGAACCGCAACCGCATGATGGATATGTGGCTGTCGGTGAACTCTCCGTCGCCCTACGAGTTTTCACTCGCTGCCTCGTACAACTCGTTCAAAACCGAGGACCCCGACAACACGTCCGTGAGCGATTCTCATGTGTCGTACATGGGTGAGCTTTCCGCCTATGCCCAGTTCGTCGGGCTGACCGCGGAATATGAAAACAACAGCGAAGAGGAGTTCAACGACCTGACCGGCATGCTGAACATCCGCGTTCTGGGAAATTCGATCCAGAACACCTCGCTAACCCTGCACTACGGACTGCGCACCCGCGAGGCCGATCAACGGCTGTCGCAGCAGTTTGGCCAGGTGTCGCTGCAGGTATATTTGACCAAGTATTTTGGAATTGACGGGAAATATCGCTATTACCTTCCCACCTCCACGGATGAATTGGGAGATGTCGAAGGCAATCGCACCGAAGCCGGGCTTTTTATAGACTTTAAAGCCGTACGGATCTTCGGAAACTGGTACAAGGAGAGCCAGAAAACAAAAATCCCTGCTGCTGCCGATGACACAGTCACCGATCGCACAGGGATCAGGTCAGGACTTAAGATCTTCTTCTAGAGAAGACAAAAGGCCCGGTTTTGCCGGGCCTTTTTTTATTTAAACTACTCGAGTTCGATCAGTTTGTTTTCGCCGCTTACGAAGTAAGACTCTGTCGCTTGCTCGTGAGCCATTGGAGAAGTCACTTTCCACTCCATGTTCATTTGCATACCAGCTACAGGATCACGCTTGGAGCCTGTGTTGAACACAGACGGGATGACTGCGTTAGCATCGAAGTTGAAGCCCCATGCAACAGACAGGTTCGCTGGCATGAAGGTCGCGTTAGTGATGTATTTACCAACACCATCAGCAGAACCACCTGCAGTGTAAGTCACGCGGTAAGAGAAATCGACAACAGACATACCGAAGCCGTTTTCATAAGTTACGTTGTAAACTTTGGACTGAGGAATGTTCCAGCCAGCAAGGTCAGACCAGCAAGTCAAACCAGCAGGAAGAGCATTTGCAGTGTCCAATTTCACGTTAACAACAGATTTACCTGCGTTGATAACTGCGAAGATTTTTTTACCGATGTTGATGATTTGATCCACGATCAATTCGATCGCGTTCAGTGGGTTCACGTCATTAGCGATAGCTGGCTCGCCAGTGAACTTCACGCGCAATGGGCGCTGAGAGTTGCAATCCTGAGAAAGACCGTTTGCACCTTTTGCATACGTTTCCATCTGTGGATATTGAGCAGTTACGTCGCGAACGATAACTCTCTTGATTTCGAAGTAAGCTTTGTCAGTAGCGAATGCGGATGACGCCATACCCAGTGTCAACGCAGCTGCGATAATAGAACGAATCATTTGGACCCCCTTGTTTCGTTGGCAGGGGTCATATCAAGGCAAATACGAGCTTTCAAATGAAAAAGCCCCGATGCTGACTATTTAACCTTTCGCAAGGCGTCACCATTCTTTGGTGAGCGTAAGCATTGGGAAAATCCAGGATTTCGAGTTGGACGAGTTGGTTTCAGTGCCGTCGACGGTCTTCTTTGTATAATTTGCCAGGTAATAGTTCAAAGACGCCCCGATATGGAAGCCCTCTTTGAACTCGGGCATGACCCCGAACTGAAACCACATGCTGGTCCCCGTCCACCTTTCAGCCTCGCCATCGTTGGAGAAAGTCCCGGTGCTCAGGATATTGTAAGCCATGCTGACACTGTAAAGTTCGTTGCGCCCAAACTGCCACTTCACGTAAGGGCCGGTATCGGTCGAGGCAAAATCGATCGTCACGTCATCTTTGTCGGTGTGGGAAATTCCAGAGTAGTTCCACCCGCCCCAGATGTGTTTTTTCAGACTGAACAGCAGGCCGATGTTATAGAAGTATTTGGCGGAGGTTCGGGTTTCGTCGGTGGTCAGATTGTCTGACATGTAGGTGCCACCCAGCTCCAGCAAAAAGCCGGCATGGGCATTCATGGAAAACAGCACTAAGAGGACCACCAATAGTTTCTTCACAGAATCTTTATCGGCGTGTTTACTTAGGACCCCGAGGCCAGCCGAGGTCCAGTTGCAGAATATTAATTCCTTTTCAAAAGCGCAGCGTAGAAGCCATCATAGCCTTCTTTATCCGGGCGCACATGAATCTGCTTGAGCAAAGTCCAGTCCTTGCCATGTTCGGCCAGGAACTTTTCAACCTGCTTTTCGTTTTCACTCGGCAACAGGCTGCAGGTCGCATAGACCATCTGCCCGCCTTTTTTGGTCATGTTGCAGTAGGTGCTTAAAATCTCGTACTGCAAGCCATGCAGACGGTCGATCTCTTCGTTGCTCAGTTTCCATTTGGTGTCAGGATTACGGCGCAAAACGCCCATTCCCGAACAAGGCACATCCAGAAGGACGCGGTCCGCGGTGTCGTACAGGCGCTTGATCACTTTGTTGGAGTCAATCAAACGCGTTTCGATCACATCGACCCCGTCACGGCGGGCACGGACTTTCAGCTCTTTCAATTTCCATTCATGAATATCCAGGGAAATGATCTTGCCCTTGTTCTTCATCATGGAAGCCATGTGCAAGCTCTTGCCGCCAGCACCGGCACAGGCGTCGATCACGCGGTGACCCGGCTCAATGCCCAACAATGGCGCAACCATCTGGGAAGCGGCATCCTGAACCTCGAACAGACCCTGTTTGAAGGATTCGGTGATAAACACGTTTTTACGTTCCACCAGACGAAGAGCGTTTGGCAGATCCGGAGAAACTTTCGTGGCGTTGATGCCGTCTTTTTCCAAAGTTTTGATCAGCTCATCCGGCGTGGTTTTCAAAGTATTGGTGCGCAGGAACACTTCCGCGGGCTTGTTCAAAGCGCGCATCGCATCCTTCCACTCTTCACCCAACTCTTTGGTGCCACGCTCGTGCATCCAGTCTGGAATGGACTGAGCAATCGCGAACGACGACACGTTCTTTTCACGGGCGATGACTTCTTTCGGATCAAGACCGTCAAGCTCTTCCCAGTCAGGAAGTTCGTTTCCGCCGCGCACCCAGTACGCGCCCCACACTTTCCAAAGATCGTTGTCATCAGCAAGATGGGACAGCAGACGCTCCCAGCGCACGATTTCGTAAACAGATTCAGCAAAGAAACGGCGGTCGCGGGAACCCCAGCGGGTGTTGGCCTTCAAATGGCGCTGGATGACTTTGTCGGCATAGAAACCCTGTTCAAAGATTTCATCCAGAGCGGTGACGATTTCAGATACGAGATGCTTGTGAATTTTCAAAATGTAAACACCAGGCCAGTGGCCAAAAAGGTTCCGTTGAACTGCCCAGAGGACAGAATAAGAAGGTGGTTTTTTAAACCAGCTTCAATGAAGAATCCAGTGTTTTCAAAGATATTGAAGAATCGTGCCCCGGCGACAACCTGATAATCCAGGGACAGTGCAGATTTTCCAGAGGCCTGTTTAAAGAACACTCCCAAACCGGCACCCGCGCCAAAATACAGCGGGAAACGTGAGGTCGCATCCGGGAACATGATCATCGGAACAAACGCCAGTTTATTCGGAGTTTCGCCACCCAGGTCGTATTCGGAGTAATCAATTCTCAGCAGCATGTCCATGGAGTTGTACCACTCGCCCACCCGGTAAGTGACGCCGAACTGATTTTTCCCCACGTCATCTTCCTGACCGTTCTTGCCCCAGTCATAGGATTGCGACGCCATGTAACGGCCAAAATGCAAAGCCAGATAGTGATCCGACGGACCGCCTCCGGTGTTGAAGGAGGACGATGCCGTGTCACGGGGCTGGAAGTACTTCGCAGCGGCCTCGCGGCCCACCACGGGCTGGGAGTCTTGGGCTGTGGCAATGGAGCTTAAAAACAAGGGCAAAATCAACGATAGAAAAGTCTTCACACGCACCTCAATTCTGGCTTCTATTCTATTCAGTTTTCCCTCTGGCGAGGAAGTTGTTGACGCGCTAGGTCGTTAACACTAGACCCATTGACTCAAGACAGGCGCCTCCCTAATCTCCGGCTAGCTTTTTGGACGGGACTAAAGACTATGAAATGCCCTTTTTGCGGACATGCTGATGACAGAGTTTTGGATACCCGAGTGCAGAAGGACGGAAGCATCCGCCGCCGTCGTGAGTGCCTCGAGTGCAAAGCCCGTTTCTCGACTGTAGAAACGATCATGCTGGCGTTCCCGTTCATCATCAAAAAAGACGGCCGCCGCGAACCGTTCAGCAAAGAAAAAATTCTCAAAGGTCTTCAGGCCTCCTGTCAAAAGCGTCCTGTCAGTCTGGCGCAGATCGATGCGGTGGTTGAAAAAATCTCTGCCTGGGTGATCAATCGTGGTGAATCCGAGATCTCTTCCCGTCTGATCGGGAAAAAGGTCATGGCTGAACTAAAACAACTGGATGACGTTGCCTATATTCGCTTTGCAAGTGTATACAGAACCTTCAAAGACGTTCAGGAATTTGTGGAGACTCTGGAAGACGCCGAACTTCTTGATTTTGTCGATGCAAGTAATCCACAATTAAGCCTCACGGCCATGACATTTGTTGAAAGCGAGAAAAGTACGAACCATGAAACTGACAGCAAGACGCCAAGCCCGCGAACTCGCCCTCCAGGTCCTCTTTCAAACTGAGTTTGCTCCGCAGATCAGCTACCAAACATTCCTAGAGGTGTTTGAGCAGAGTCTTGACCCCGAAGTGATCACTTATGCTGATCTTCTCGTGACCGGTGTGAAATCCAACAAAGAAAAGATTGATTCCAAGATTCAGGCGTCCAGCGCCCACTGGAAAGTGGAACGCATGGCGACCATCGACCGCAACATCCTGCGCATTGCCGTTTACGAAATGCGTTTTGCGGCAGATCCGATCAAAGAAAACATCGTCATCAATGAAGCGGTGGAAATCGCCAAAAAATACGGAACTTCCGATTCTGGCAGCTTCGTTAACGGACTTCTAGATCAAGTCGGCAAGGCTCACTAATGGCTC
Coding sequences within it:
- the lgt gene encoding prolipoprotein diacylglyceryl transferase, with product MVHDFDPFALRISGDFGVRWYGLSYMMGFICAYILITWLAKRQRAGLSVQMVGDFITYAAIGTLVGGRLGYVLFYGPDLFMKFKSEFPYWGVLAVNEGGMASHGGIIGIVIACLLYARKYSVNSLYLLDLVAVTGPIGVFFGRIANFINGELVGRPCDPTYPLAVKFPQDIVSWPGQEAAKLTELVPVVEKVGVGREQWLELVDKFRFDLTAREQLYSTLNKVIESIQDGNTAAKEAIAPLLTPRYPSQLFAAFGEGLLIFMFLFFLWRKPRKPGFIAACFVLIYAVVRVVDEHFRMPDAHIGFQALGLTRGQWLSVAMFVVGLILMVVWTRAASLKIPGWQRGHSIKLNRK
- a CDS encoding RsmB/NOP family class I SAM-dependent RNA methyltransferase; this translates as MKIHKHLVSEIVTALDEIFEQGFYADKVIQRHLKANTRWGSRDRRFFAESVYEIVRWERLLSHLADDNDLWKVWGAYWVRGGNELPDWEELDGLDPKEVIAREKNVSSFAIAQSIPDWMHERGTKELGEEWKDAMRALNKPAEVFLRTNTLKTTPDELIKTLEKDGINATKVSPDLPNALRLVERKNVFITESFKQGLFEVQDAASQMVAPLLGIEPGHRVIDACAGAGGKSLHMASMMKNKGKIISLDIHEWKLKELKVRARRDGVDVIETRLIDSNKVIKRLYDTADRVLLDVPCSGMGVLRRNPDTKWKLSNEEIDRLHGLQYEILSTYCNMTKKGGQMVYATCSLLPSENEKQVEKFLAEHGKDWTLLKQIHVRPDKEGYDGFYAALLKRN
- the nrdR gene encoding transcriptional regulator NrdR; its protein translation is MKCPFCGHADDRVLDTRVQKDGSIRRRRECLECKARFSTVETIMLAFPFIIKKDGRREPFSKEKILKGLQASCQKRPVSLAQIDAVVEKISAWVINRGESEISSRLIGKKVMAELKQLDDVAYIRFASVYRTFKDVQEFVETLEDAELLDFVDASNPQLSLTAMTFVESEKSTNHETDSKTPSPRTRPPGPLSN
- the nusB gene encoding transcription antitermination factor NusB, translated to MKLTARRQARELALQVLFQTEFAPQISYQTFLEVFEQSLDPEVITYADLLVTGVKSNKEKIDSKIQASSAHWKVERMATIDRNILRIAVYEMRFAADPIKENIVINEAVEIAKKYGTSDSGSFVNGLLDQVGKAH